The following coding sequences lie in one Haladaptatus sp. DJG-WS-42 genomic window:
- a CDS encoding universal stress protein, producing the protein MAPIDELTILVPVDISESELPPLQILDLLKPIEVVLLGYFPVPDQAEPALIKDEYEAEAVTRLNAIADGRRDLTDVLVFTHDREATIDRIAHQHGCDAVLAGGDTAVINRILVPLRGDVNLTRIISVVANLVRASDATVTLFHSVTEDTNRSHGEFLLRGAVERLTEYGIDESRIEWRLGEGGSPQDEIIALCSEYDIVILGETEPSLRERIIGDVLSRIIDSIEIPALIVRDVE; encoded by the coding sequence ATGGCTCCGATTGACGAACTAACGATTCTTGTTCCGGTCGATATTTCGGAGTCAGAACTCCCACCGCTCCAGATTCTCGACCTCCTCAAACCAATCGAGGTCGTGTTGCTCGGCTACTTTCCGGTGCCGGACCAAGCAGAACCGGCACTCATCAAAGACGAATACGAAGCCGAAGCGGTAACCAGACTGAACGCAATCGCTGACGGCAGGCGTGACCTAACCGACGTGCTCGTTTTCACCCACGACCGAGAAGCCACAATCGACCGGATTGCTCACCAGCACGGCTGTGACGCGGTCTTGGCGGGTGGTGACACAGCCGTCATCAATCGCATTCTCGTCCCACTCCGTGGCGATGTAAACCTCACCCGCATCATCTCGGTCGTTGCGAACCTCGTTCGCGCAAGCGACGCTACGGTCACCCTGTTTCACTCGGTCACCGAAGACACGAACCGGAGTCACGGTGAATTTCTTCTCCGTGGGGCGGTCGAGCGCCTGACTGAATACGGAATCGACGAATCACGGATTGAGTGGCGACTCGGAGAGGGAGGAAGTCCACAGGACGAAATCATCGCACTGTGTAGCGAGTACGACATCGTGATTCTCGGTGAAACAGAACCCTCGCTTCGAGAACGCATTATCGGCGACGTGCTCTCACGGATTATCGACAGCATCGAAATTCCCGCGCTCATCGTCCGGGATGTCGAGTGA
- the nucS gene encoding endonuclease NucS translates to MPLSQLESPEPKAVVEAAKAAARDGSMLTVEARCEVTYEGRTSGYLAAGDRILVAKPDGTFLVHQPTGHKPVNWMPGGGSVSARLSDGDAVLLARRTNPSERVEVRIEETYGVTRFNAVDGATYEDSGTEAEMHEFIEQNPNVLGSDIRIVEHERESKYGYIDFYAVDDDGVPVVIEVKRIQATLNHFDQLQRYVSLYEDTNEDVRGMLVAPSASERVKRALRDNGLEFVALSEFGRDAKGATEAKLSDF, encoded by the coding sequence ATGCCTCTCTCGCAACTCGAATCTCCCGAACCGAAAGCGGTCGTCGAAGCTGCGAAGGCAGCCGCTCGCGACGGCTCGATGCTCACCGTCGAAGCGCGCTGTGAAGTGACCTACGAAGGGCGAACAAGCGGCTATCTCGCCGCGGGCGACCGCATCCTCGTCGCCAAACCCGACGGCACGTTCCTCGTCCACCAGCCAACGGGTCACAAACCAGTGAATTGGATGCCCGGCGGCGGCAGCGTCTCCGCCCGTCTCAGTGATGGCGACGCCGTTTTGCTCGCGCGACGAACCAATCCGAGCGAGCGCGTCGAAGTTCGCATCGAAGAAACCTACGGGGTCACGCGGTTCAACGCGGTAGACGGCGCAACATACGAGGATTCGGGCACGGAAGCCGAGATGCACGAGTTCATCGAGCAGAACCCGAACGTGCTTGGCTCCGACATCCGCATCGTCGAACACGAACGCGAGTCGAAGTACGGCTACATTGATTTCTACGCCGTAGACGATGACGGCGTTCCGGTCGTTATCGAGGTCAAACGGATTCAGGCAACGCTCAATCACTTCGACCAACTCCAGCGCTACGTCTCGCTCTACGAGGACACGAACGAGGACGTGCGCGGGATGCTCGTCGCGCCCTCTGCTTCAGAGCGCGTGAAACGGGCCCTCCGGGACAATGGACTGGAGTTCGTCGCGCTCTCTGAGTTCGGCCGCGACGCAAAAGGCGCGACAGAGGCGAAGTTGAGTGATTTTTAA
- the guaB gene encoding IMP dehydrogenase, with translation MANDVPEDDPFSQKLRVPEALTFDDVLLRPKESRVEPDDADVKTHVSKNVSINVPVLSAAMDTVTESDLATAMARQGGIGVLHRNMDVETMVEEINRVKAADDLIIREVVTASPDMTIRSVDQLMEQRGISGAPVVDDDDKVLGIISATDVRPYLEVGEGDEVREAMTDEVITATEAVTAREALELMYEHKIERVPIVDTENKLIGLVTMQGILHRREYDNAARDETGSLVCGVAVGPFELDRAQAADEAGADVLFIDCAHAHNMNVIDSAREIQETVSADVVVGNVGTREAAAEIVDFADGIKVGIGPGSICTTRVVTGAGMPQITAIAQVADVASKHDVPVIADGGIRYSGDAIKALAAGADAVMLGSYFAGTDEAPGRVITMNGKKYKQYRGMGSVGAMRSGGGDRYLKDEPEDEDDYVPEGVEAATPYKGSLASELHQLVGGMKSGMGYVGASTVPEFKARAEFVRISSAGQTEGHPHDVMITDEAPNYSPQE, from the coding sequence ATGGCGAACGACGTTCCCGAAGACGACCCATTCTCCCAGAAGTTGAGAGTCCCAGAGGCGCTCACTTTCGACGACGTATTGCTCAGACCCAAAGAGAGCCGTGTCGAACCCGACGACGCGGACGTGAAGACGCACGTCTCGAAAAACGTCAGCATCAACGTGCCCGTGCTCTCTGCGGCGATGGACACGGTCACCGAGAGCGACCTCGCAACCGCGATGGCCCGACAGGGCGGCATTGGTGTCCTCCACCGAAACATGGACGTCGAGACGATGGTCGAAGAAATCAACCGCGTGAAGGCCGCAGACGACCTCATCATCCGCGAAGTCGTCACCGCGAGCCCGGACATGACCATCCGCTCCGTTGACCAACTCATGGAACAACGCGGCATCAGTGGCGCACCCGTCGTGGACGACGACGACAAGGTGCTCGGCATCATCAGCGCGACGGACGTGCGCCCGTACCTCGAAGTCGGCGAAGGCGACGAAGTCCGCGAAGCGATGACCGACGAAGTCATCACCGCAACGGAAGCCGTCACCGCACGCGAGGCGCTCGAACTCATGTACGAGCACAAAATCGAGCGTGTCCCAATCGTGGACACCGAGAACAAACTCATCGGCCTCGTGACGATGCAGGGCATCCTCCACCGTCGTGAGTACGACAACGCCGCCCGCGACGAGACCGGCAGCCTCGTCTGTGGCGTCGCCGTCGGCCCGTTCGAACTCGACCGCGCGCAAGCCGCGGACGAAGCCGGTGCGGACGTCCTCTTCATCGATTGCGCCCACGCGCACAACATGAACGTCATCGACAGCGCCCGCGAGATTCAGGAGACGGTCTCCGCGGACGTTGTCGTGGGCAACGTCGGGACCCGCGAAGCCGCCGCGGAAATCGTGGACTTCGCAGATGGCATCAAGGTCGGTATCGGCCCCGGCAGCATCTGTACCACTCGCGTCGTCACGGGTGCTGGAATGCCACAGATTACGGCCATCGCGCAGGTCGCAGACGTGGCGTCGAAACACGACGTTCCCGTCATCGCAGACGGTGGGATTCGCTACTCCGGCGACGCCATCAAGGCACTCGCCGCGGGCGCAGACGCCGTGATGCTCGGTTCGTACTTCGCCGGAACCGACGAGGCACCGGGCCGCGTCATCACGATGAACGGCAAGAAGTACAAACAGTACCGCGGCATGGGCAGCGTCGGCGCGATGCGCTCGGGCGGCGGCGACCGCTACCTCAAAGACGAACCAGAGGACGAAGACGACTACGTCCCCGAAGGCGTCGAGGCCGCAACGCCGTACAAGGGCAGTCTCGCAAGCGAACTCCACCAGCTCGTCGGTGGGATGAAAAGCGGGATGGGCTACGTCGGCGCATCGACGGTGCCGGAGTTCAAAGCACGCGCTGAGTTCGTCCGCATCTCCTCGGCTGGCCAGACGGAAGGCCACCCACACGACGTGATGATTACGGACGAAGCGCCGAACTACAGCCCACAAGAGTAA
- a CDS encoding pyridoxamine 5'-phosphate oxidase family protein yields the protein MVVSPTIERLLSSGRASAHLATSHDDRPHVAPVWYVYDNSKLYLMTGGRKLRNIAENPRVAISIENTRESYWAVSILGMARIVTDREKVTEIRRKLNAKYRTTATDGGESGYEYRLVEIEIGSATRAGG from the coding sequence ATGGTTGTGTCCCCTACCATCGAACGCCTTCTCTCGTCCGGGCGTGCAAGCGCCCACCTTGCGACCTCGCACGACGACCGCCCGCACGTCGCGCCCGTCTGGTACGTTTACGACAATAGCAAACTGTACCTGATGACCGGCGGGCGAAAACTTCGGAACATCGCGGAAAATCCGCGGGTTGCAATATCAATCGAAAACACGCGTGAGAGCTACTGGGCGGTCAGCATTCTCGGGATGGCCCGCATCGTCACCGACCGCGAGAAGGTGACAGAGATACGGCGGAAGCTGAACGCGAAGTACCGCACAACGGCGACCGACGGCGGCGAGTCCGGCTACGAATACCGACTGGTCGAAATCGAGATTGGCAGCGCGACGCGTGCTGGCGGATAG
- a CDS encoding GNAT family protein — protein sequence MPGAIVLEGKRVSLATVEAEDLDFLRDNVNHPAVRVPVGQQLPTNGYQERQYFEEMSTDNNSLQLLIVSNDRRVGVVELDPIDRETGQVELAYWLVPDYQGEGYAKAAVELAIEYCFDQLRMHRIQAAVFSFNEASMGLLKRLGFTAEGVHREDVFINGEYHDTHYFGLLEAEWRKASAQ from the coding sequence ATGCCCGGGGCCATCGTTCTCGAAGGGAAGCGCGTCTCGCTTGCGACCGTCGAAGCAGAAGACCTCGACTTTCTTCGCGACAACGTCAACCATCCTGCCGTGCGGGTGCCCGTTGGCCAACAACTCCCAACGAACGGCTATCAAGAGCGCCAGTACTTCGAGGAGATGAGCACGGACAATAACAGTCTCCAACTGCTCATCGTCAGCAACGACCGGCGCGTCGGCGTGGTCGAGTTAGACCCCATCGACCGCGAGACGGGGCAAGTCGAGTTGGCTTACTGGCTCGTACCCGACTATCAAGGCGAAGGCTACGCGAAAGCCGCCGTCGAACTCGCCATCGAGTATTGCTTCGACCAGCTTCGGATGCACCGGATTCAGGCTGCCGTGTTTTCGTTCAACGAAGCGTCGATGGGCCTGCTGAAACGCCTCGGCTTCACCGCAGAAGGCGTCCACCGTGAGGACGTGTTCATAAATGGCGAGTACCACGACACACACTACTTTGGCCTGCTCGAAGCTGAGTGGCGAAAAGCGTCCGCGCAGTAG